One Hyphomicrobium sp. CS1GBMeth3 DNA segment encodes these proteins:
- the bluB gene encoding 5,6-dimethylbenzimidazole synthase produces MTGKPEPPTFGPEFSAAFRDLVLWRRDVRRFEARPLPDGLVERLVALACHAPSVGNSQPWRFVHVEDPSRRAAVRASFQRANREALDGYDGEARALYAQLKLEGLDLAPVQLAVFADEVTERGAGLGRQTMPETLRYSVVGAIHTLWLAARAEGVGVGWVSILEPDVVTAALDVPDSWTFIAYLCLGWPVEEHLDPELERAGWQARADSAGFVLRR; encoded by the coding sequence GTGACCGGAAAACCCGAGCCGCCGACCTTCGGGCCGGAGTTCTCCGCGGCCTTCCGCGACCTCGTGCTATGGCGCCGCGACGTGCGCCGCTTTGAGGCGCGCCCACTGCCCGATGGTCTTGTCGAGCGTCTGGTTGCCCTCGCGTGCCACGCGCCGTCCGTCGGCAACTCCCAACCGTGGCGCTTCGTGCATGTCGAGGATCCCAGTCGCCGCGCCGCCGTCCGCGCCTCGTTTCAGCGTGCAAACCGGGAGGCGCTTGACGGCTATGACGGCGAAGCGCGCGCGCTTTACGCGCAGCTCAAGCTCGAGGGCCTCGACCTCGCCCCAGTTCAGCTCGCCGTGTTCGCCGACGAGGTGACCGAGCGCGGAGCGGGGCTCGGTCGGCAGACTATGCCCGAGACGCTGCGCTATTCCGTGGTCGGCGCCATCCACACCCTGTGGCTCGCCGCCCGGGCCGAAGGGGTCGGAGTCGGCTGGGTCTCGATTCTGGAGCCCGACGTGGTGACGGCCGCGCTCGACGTGCCCGACAGCTGGACGTTCATCGCCTACCTTTGTCTCGGCTGGCCCGTCGAGGAGCATCTGGACCCCGAGCTCGAGCGTGCCGGCTGGCAGGCGCGGGCGGACAGCGCCGGCTTCGTGTTGCGCCGCTGA
- the cobA gene encoding uroporphyrinogen-III C-methyltransferase produces the protein MDFPPDIFPPFPDMRPGEVWLVGAGPGDPRLLTVLAIHALRSANTIVYDALVDPRILRLAPEGAELHFAGKRGGRPSSHQRDINELIIAEAKKGRRVLRLKGGDPFVFGRGGEEAHALVRAGVPYRIVPGLTSGLAATALAGLPATTRETNHAVILAAGHHAEGDDSHAWEALAATGQPIILYMALAQLANIVAAFRRAGMNPDTPATIISQATSEGEKVIDTRLADLVVDAETHGVEAPALIVVGATAGLRPALAAGMVRP, from the coding sequence ATGGATTTTCCGCCGGACATCTTTCCGCCGTTTCCGGACATGCGACCGGGTGAGGTTTGGCTCGTCGGCGCCGGCCCCGGCGATCCGCGCTTGCTGACGGTGCTCGCCATCCATGCGCTGCGCTCCGCCAACACCATCGTCTACGACGCCCTCGTCGACCCGCGCATCCTGCGCCTCGCACCGGAAGGCGCCGAGCTGCATTTTGCCGGCAAGCGCGGCGGCAGACCGTCATCGCACCAGCGCGACATCAACGAGTTGATCATCGCCGAGGCGAAGAAGGGGCGCCGCGTGCTGCGTTTGAAGGGCGGCGACCCGTTCGTGTTCGGGCGAGGAGGGGAGGAGGCACACGCACTCGTGCGCGCCGGCGTCCCGTACCGCATCGTCCCCGGCTTGACGTCAGGGCTAGCGGCAACCGCGCTCGCGGGGCTCCCGGCGACGACACGGGAGACCAACCACGCCGTGATCCTCGCCGCCGGCCATCATGCGGAAGGTGACGACAGCCACGCATGGGAGGCTCTTGCGGCCACCGGCCAACCGATCATCCTTTATATGGCGCTGGCTCAGCTTGCGAATATCGTGGCTGCGTTTCGTCGAGCGGGTATGAACCCGGACACGCCCGCCACCATCATTTCGCAGGCAACGAGCGAGGGCGAGAAAGTCATCGACACGCGGCTTGCCGATCTCGTCGTCGATGCAGAGACACACGGCGTCGAGGCCCCCGCGCTGATCGTGGTCGGCGCCACCGCCGGCCTGCGTCCGGCGCTCGCCGCCGGCATGGTGCGTCCGTGA
- a CDS encoding ETC complex I subunit — protein MTARIYKPAKTAMQSGTARTKEWVLEHEAAVPRQIDPLMGWTSSADTRTQVRLEFASKEEAIAYAEREGIPYRLDEPKPRKLVRKSYSDNFKFGRLGAWTH, from the coding sequence TTGACGGCGCGCATCTACAAACCGGCCAAGACCGCCATGCAGTCTGGCACGGCTCGCACCAAGGAATGGGTGCTCGAGCACGAGGCGGCCGTTCCCCGCCAGATCGATCCCTTGATGGGCTGGACCAGCTCGGCCGACACGCGCACGCAGGTCCGCCTCGAGTTTGCCTCCAAAGAGGAGGCGATTGCCTACGCCGAGCGTGAGGGCATTCCCTATCGGCTGGACGAGCCCAAGCCGCGCAAGCTCGTGCGCAAGTCGTATTCTGACAATTTTAAGTTTGGCCGCCTCGGCGCCTGGACCCATTGA
- a CDS encoding adenosylcobinamide-GDP ribazoletransferase, with the protein MTGFFTALMFLTRVPIPRSRAEGAGDLAGAAPWLPVVGAFIGALVAAAVLAGALVDPWVGALLGLLVWVLVTGGLHIDGLGDVADGLGAAHGNPERFVTVARDPHLGSFGAIAIALQIAAKLVLLGVLARNASAETVIAGLMLAAAWARWGALALGRALPPLAEGLASRLALGIETRTVALEAAALAALTLYFAPLLLGALPLIVAFALYWRLRLGGVSGDCLGASIEVLESALLLLLLLA; encoded by the coding sequence ATGACCGGCTTCTTCACCGCGCTGATGTTCCTCACCCGTGTGCCCATCCCACGCAGCAGAGCCGAAGGCGCAGGCGATCTCGCCGGCGCGGCACCCTGGCTTCCGGTCGTCGGTGCATTCATTGGAGCGCTCGTGGCTGCCGCCGTTCTCGCCGGCGCGCTCGTCGACCCCTGGGTCGGCGCGCTGTTGGGCCTGTTGGTCTGGGTGCTCGTAACAGGTGGCTTGCATATCGATGGCCTCGGCGATGTCGCCGACGGCCTCGGCGCGGCCCACGGGAACCCTGAGCGCTTCGTCACCGTCGCGCGCGATCCCCACCTCGGGAGCTTCGGCGCCATCGCCATCGCGCTGCAGATCGCAGCCAAGCTTGTGCTGCTCGGCGTTCTCGCACGAAACGCGTCCGCCGAAACCGTGATCGCGGGACTTATGCTCGCGGCCGCGTGGGCGCGCTGGGGTGCGCTCGCGCTCGGCCGTGCCCTGCCGCCGCTTGCAGAGGGCCTGGCAAGCCGCCTCGCGTTGGGGATCGAAACGCGCACTGTCGCACTGGAGGCCGCCGCGCTGGCCGCACTGACGCTCTACTTCGCGCCGCTGTTGCTCGGCGCGCTGCCGCTGATCGTCGCGTTCGCGCTCTACTGGCGCCTCCGCCTCGGCGGCGTGAGCGGCGATTGCCTGGGCGCCAGCATCGAGGTTCTGGAATCCGCGCTGCTTCTCTTGCTGCTGCTAGCATGA
- a CDS encoding 2Fe-2S iron-sulfur cluster-binding protein, whose protein sequence is MVSFTLNSQHLRYDGEAYQPLLWYLRDEKGLIGTKFGCGIARCGACQSGQIMTAAGLLQQTPKPTDDDIDLAMNGNICREG, encoded by the coding sequence ATGGTCAGCTTCACGCTCAACAGCCAACACCTCCGATACGACGGCGAGGCGTATCAGCCTCTGCTCTGGTATCTGCGCGACGAGAAGGGCCTGATCGGAACCAAATTCGGGTGCGGCATCGCCCGGTGCGGAGCCTGCCAATCCGGGCAGATCATGACGGCGGCCGGTCTCCTGCAGCAGACCCCGAAGCCGACCGATGACGACATCGATCTCGCCATGAACGGCAACATCTGCCGGGAGGGCTGA
- a CDS encoding diacylglycerol kinase family protein, with protein MVINLRAGTALGLTQAEIEHTVTEAFSRAGHAVSVFCVLPEEVEAAVARAATSDIDVLVVGGGDGTVRTGARHVMGTDKALGILPLGTMNRMAKDLEIPHSLGAAVAFLSNAKPSKVDVGTVNGSIFLCNSIMGATLSFSVGRARLRGRPARERLPRYFLILREILSSRRKLSIVVDNGEDRLRIRALSVAVTNNGYDETMSWFRRSRLANGTLTMYVSKHRSGFGLALALGRALIGRWHGDPEMVKLTGSEFAIYSRKRSKWLANDGELLKFDTPLRYAIVPRALKVLMKHGS; from the coding sequence GTGGTTATCAACTTGCGGGCCGGAACGGCGCTCGGCCTCACGCAAGCTGAGATCGAACACACCGTAACAGAGGCGTTCTCGCGCGCCGGACATGCGGTGTCGGTGTTCTGCGTTCTTCCGGAAGAGGTGGAAGCCGCCGTTGCGCGGGCAGCGACGAGCGATATCGACGTTCTGGTTGTCGGCGGCGGCGACGGGACCGTGCGCACGGGCGCCCGCCACGTGATGGGGACGGACAAGGCGCTCGGCATCCTGCCGCTCGGCACCATGAACCGCATGGCCAAGGACCTCGAGATCCCGCATTCGCTCGGCGCAGCGGTCGCGTTTCTCTCCAATGCGAAGCCGTCCAAAGTCGACGTGGGGACGGTCAACGGCAGCATTTTTCTCTGCAATTCGATCATGGGCGCCACGTTGAGCTTTTCCGTCGGGCGAGCGAGGCTGCGCGGGCGCCCGGCGCGAGAGCGCCTCCCTCGCTATTTCCTGATCCTGCGGGAGATCCTGTCCAGCCGCCGCAAGCTCTCCATCGTCGTCGACAACGGTGAGGATCGCCTGCGCATTCGGGCGTTATCGGTCGCTGTCACCAACAACGGTTACGACGAGACGATGAGCTGGTTCCGCCGCTCGCGTCTCGCAAACGGCACGCTCACCATGTATGTCTCGAAGCACCGTAGCGGCTTCGGCCTCGCCCTTGCGCTTGGCCGGGCGCTGATCGGCCGCTGGCACGGGGATCCGGAAATGGTGAAGCTGACGGGCTCCGAGTTCGCCATCTATAGCAGGAAGCGCAGCAAGTGGCTGGCTAACGACGGCGAGCTCCTCAAGTTCGACACTCCCCTCCGCTATGCGATCGTGCCGCGCGCGCTGAAGGTCCTGATGAAGCACGGCTCATAG
- the cbiB gene encoding adenosylcobinamide-phosphate synthase CbiB, with protein MTFALAFLALLVEAAAGYPQALVQRIGHPVTWIGALIARAETVWNEGHLSFARGRLRGILALATVLLVTLSVTLLLGHALRLVLPTLAVLAIEAVLASTLLAARSLDEHVTEVAEALESGGLPAGRVAVARIVGRDPQTLDEAGVSRAAIESLAENFSDGVVAPVFWLLVGGLPGCALYKVINTADSMIGHKSERYLAFGWAAARLDDLVNLPASRLSAFWIAAAARLTPGADWRQAVLCAITDAPRHRSPNAGWPEAAMAGALGIALAGPRSYGGKRVDDAWMGSGRRDLTAADIQRALRLYRIAYVLQAATIGVGALIIAPFALWI; from the coding sequence ATGACCTTTGCGCTGGCCTTTCTCGCTCTGCTCGTCGAGGCCGCTGCCGGCTATCCGCAGGCGCTGGTCCAACGCATCGGTCATCCGGTCACATGGATCGGCGCGCTGATCGCGCGCGCCGAGACGGTCTGGAACGAAGGTCACCTGTCGTTTGCCCGAGGGCGTTTGCGCGGCATCCTGGCATTGGCGACGGTGCTGCTCGTGACGCTGTCGGTCACGCTGCTGCTCGGGCATGCGCTGCGCCTCGTCCTGCCGACGCTGGCGGTGCTCGCGATCGAAGCCGTGCTGGCGAGCACCCTGCTCGCCGCGCGCAGTCTCGACGAACACGTAACAGAGGTGGCGGAAGCATTGGAGAGCGGTGGCCTGCCCGCTGGTCGGGTAGCCGTCGCCCGCATCGTCGGGCGTGATCCGCAGACGCTTGACGAGGCCGGCGTCTCACGTGCCGCCATCGAGAGCCTCGCGGAGAACTTCTCCGATGGCGTGGTCGCCCCCGTGTTCTGGCTCCTCGTCGGCGGCCTGCCGGGATGTGCGCTCTACAAGGTGATCAATACCGCCGATAGCATGATTGGCCACAAGTCCGAGCGCTATCTGGCTTTCGGCTGGGCGGCGGCGCGGTTGGATGACCTCGTCAACCTGCCGGCTTCGCGTCTCTCCGCGTTCTGGATCGCGGCCGCGGCGCGCCTGACGCCCGGTGCCGACTGGCGGCAAGCAGTGCTCTGCGCCATTACCGACGCCCCGCGCCACCGCTCCCCGAACGCCGGCTGGCCCGAGGCGGCGATGGCCGGCGCGCTTGGGATCGCGCTCGCAGGTCCGCGCAGCTACGGCGGCAAACGCGTCGACGACGCCTGGATGGGCTCGGGTCGGCGCGATTTGACCGCGGCAGACATCCAGCGCGCGCTGCGCCTCTACCGTATCGCCTACGTGTTGCAGGCAGCGACCATTGGCGTCGGCGCCCTGATCATCGCGCCGTTCGCGCTCTGGATTTGA
- a CDS encoding phosphatase PAP2 family protein, which yields MTRDSQNKRDAGTGTRGVSSPARRFELKPLVAVAAAGAAILAFMLYAGAVMDGELHALDEWILRALREPGNLAEPIGPKWFEEAVRDITALGSTIVLTLAVIVVSVYLWIANAPAKAAFLIVAVTLGSMLNRLLKIGYARPRPDIVAHGTFVSSESFPSGHTTNSTIVYLMLGMMLARVEASYPVKLFIFGVCVAISLMVGLSRIYLGVHWPTDVLAGWAVGAAWVLVCWYVLLRMQPAGTRE from the coding sequence GTGACACGGGATTCTCAGAACAAGAGAGACGCAGGAACCGGGACGCGCGGCGTCTCCTCGCCGGCCCGGCGATTTGAGCTCAAACCGCTGGTTGCGGTGGCCGCGGCCGGCGCCGCGATCCTCGCCTTCATGCTGTACGCTGGGGCCGTCATGGACGGCGAGCTGCACGCCCTGGACGAGTGGATTTTGCGAGCGCTCCGCGAGCCGGGCAACTTGGCCGAGCCCATAGGTCCGAAATGGTTCGAGGAGGCCGTGCGCGACATCACCGCGCTCGGCAGCACAATCGTTCTCACGCTCGCCGTGATCGTCGTTTCCGTCTACCTGTGGATCGCTAACGCGCCCGCCAAGGCCGCTTTCTTGATCGTGGCGGTCACGCTTGGGTCCATGCTGAACCGCCTGCTCAAGATCGGCTATGCGCGCCCGCGGCCCGATATCGTCGCCCACGGCACGTTCGTCTCCTCCGAGAGCTTTCCGTCAGGGCATACGACAAACTCGACCATCGTCTACCTGATGCTCGGCATGATGCTGGCGCGCGTGGAAGCGAGCTATCCGGTCAAGCTGTTTATCTTCGGCGTCTGCGTTGCCATATCGCTCATGGTGGGCCTGAGTCGCATTTATCTCGGCGTGCATTGGCCAACGGACGTGCTGGCCGGCTGGGCCGTCGGTGCCGCGTGGGTTCTCGTCTGCTGGTATGTGCTGCTTCGGATGCAGCCGGCAGGCACGCGCGAATGA
- a CDS encoding mechanosensitive ion channel domain-containing protein, with protein sequence MMKILRSGFALCAMALSLLLPGPAAAQSPPPAAKPAEQATPAPKTDAAAPTPKADSKEASPNAPDAEAVASGPERAIERAKSRIQELEGRTDVAPAVREEALTLLRTALGHAEAAAASAVTATRFQQSSQRAPDRIAEAKQQLEALQNSTADNEFASRASSLNLSEAQQALDAANSEAATLKTELDQFENRLRDMSGRATAAREEQTAEKQAIDALENPEAAPHTDLDPVVAEARRTAIAAERRARTAKLHMLEQEIITLPARQASTTARRDLAAAKLEKLNKRIPIVEQRVSALREIETAKKDREAAQEARKLSAQHPVLEAYVKDTEVIKAREADMARLVDENKAKLLEVQAELARVRDSRTAAQQVLEIGSIGGEFSELLRAMRAQLPSVARLQRRIIDRDQTIVDARLRRLRSEEARRALQDAGGMADRVLAGAAKEGETIPADVRPALEKLVLARRDLYVQLYDSLVTRISQLAELNATERDLLNQTNQLQSLLNSRLLWLPTAEPIGTGWFKQVQSSFVWLGNLEDWKATGRLLVERALERPILTGLVLLIFGGLLLFSRRLFARLGAIENALGRYKTDNYLRTPEALLISALLALRSPILFVYAGWLLSELPQVSEFSAGVGAGLLTVASLVTFLRFVQFVCIEKGLFSAHFGWSERARNLLWRNSLWLKYVLIPVGFVLGMISVSSAQYLRDGLGRFAFLAGGIAVAIFVWRVLHPRHGIFAERLVPGTAIWMTRYLWHAFLTLVPLAVAGLALWGYYDGASQIQAGLIYTVAIIFGAFLAYSIVMRQVLVTRRRLEVRRALERREKAREQLAAQEALEYTGEGKTIPIEEPEVDIASISEQTRNLVRLAALLLLAAALYFFWREALPSLALLDVPLWQQTVTVDGAARNVPVTVSNVMIALAVLAITFIATRNLPGLLEITALHRLRIEAGTRYAVGAVSRYLIAIVGIAFAFRSIGFDWSQVQWIVAALGVGVGFGLQEIVANFISGLIILFERPVRVGDTVTIGNLTGTVSRIHIRATSMTDGENREIIIPNKALITEKVINWTLTDSITRVTLKITVRYGTDTLRAQMAILDAVKATPQVLDSPAPSVFFIGFGPSALEFEVRAFVLQLAHRSAVINDLHVAIERALREQEIAMT encoded by the coding sequence ATGATGAAAATTCTCCGATCAGGTTTCGCACTCTGCGCCATGGCTCTCTCGCTGTTGTTGCCGGGGCCCGCGGCGGCGCAAAGCCCACCGCCTGCCGCGAAGCCGGCCGAGCAGGCCACTCCGGCGCCCAAGACAGACGCCGCTGCACCCACCCCTAAGGCAGATTCCAAGGAGGCGTCTCCCAACGCACCCGACGCGGAGGCGGTCGCTTCCGGGCCTGAGCGAGCAATAGAGCGCGCCAAATCTCGCATTCAGGAGCTCGAGGGGCGGACGGATGTTGCGCCGGCAGTGCGTGAAGAGGCGCTTACTCTTCTAAGAACCGCACTTGGCCACGCCGAAGCGGCCGCCGCGAGTGCTGTAACCGCCACCCGCTTCCAGCAGTCGAGCCAACGTGCGCCGGACCGTATTGCAGAGGCCAAGCAGCAGCTCGAGGCGCTACAGAACTCAACCGCGGACAACGAGTTCGCGAGCCGCGCCAGCTCGCTCAACCTCTCGGAGGCGCAGCAAGCCCTCGATGCAGCCAACAGCGAAGCCGCAACACTCAAGACGGAACTCGATCAATTCGAGAACCGGCTTCGCGACATGAGCGGCCGCGCAACGGCAGCCCGCGAAGAACAGACGGCCGAGAAGCAGGCGATCGACGCGCTCGAAAATCCCGAAGCCGCCCCTCACACCGATCTCGATCCGGTCGTTGCGGAAGCCCGCCGCACCGCAATCGCTGCGGAGCGGCGCGCGCGGACGGCCAAGTTGCACATGCTCGAGCAGGAGATCATCACTCTTCCCGCACGACAGGCTTCGACAACAGCGCGGCGCGATCTCGCAGCGGCGAAGCTCGAGAAGCTCAATAAGCGCATCCCCATTGTCGAGCAGCGGGTGAGTGCTCTTCGCGAGATCGAAACGGCTAAGAAGGATCGCGAAGCGGCCCAGGAGGCACGCAAGCTTTCCGCGCAGCATCCTGTTCTCGAAGCCTACGTGAAGGACACTGAGGTCATCAAGGCGCGGGAAGCCGATATGGCCCGGCTCGTCGACGAGAACAAAGCGAAGCTTCTGGAGGTGCAGGCCGAACTGGCGCGCGTGCGCGACTCGAGAACTGCGGCGCAGCAGGTGCTGGAGATCGGCAGCATCGGCGGTGAGTTCAGCGAGTTGCTGCGCGCCATGCGTGCCCAGCTCCCCTCCGTCGCGCGTCTGCAGAGGAGGATCATCGACCGTGACCAGACCATCGTCGACGCGCGCCTAAGGCGCCTCCGATCCGAAGAGGCACGGCGTGCTCTCCAGGACGCCGGGGGGATGGCGGATCGGGTGCTCGCGGGCGCAGCCAAGGAAGGCGAGACCATTCCGGCCGATGTGCGCCCAGCGCTCGAAAAGCTCGTCCTCGCGCGGCGTGACCTCTACGTTCAGCTTTACGATTCGCTGGTGACGCGCATTTCGCAGCTTGCGGAGCTGAATGCGACCGAGCGCGATCTGCTCAACCAGACCAACCAGCTTCAATCGCTCCTGAACAGCCGCCTGTTGTGGCTACCCACGGCGGAGCCGATCGGCACCGGCTGGTTCAAGCAGGTCCAGTCCAGCTTCGTCTGGCTGGGCAATCTCGAGGACTGGAAAGCGACGGGGCGTCTGCTCGTCGAGCGGGCCCTCGAACGGCCCATCCTGACGGGCCTCGTGCTTTTGATTTTCGGCGGGCTGCTGCTCTTCTCGCGCCGCCTCTTCGCCCGGCTTGGAGCGATCGAGAACGCTCTTGGCCGCTACAAGACCGACAACTATCTCCGCACGCCCGAGGCTCTGCTCATATCGGCACTGCTCGCACTGCGCTCCCCAATCCTGTTCGTCTATGCGGGTTGGCTGCTGAGCGAGCTGCCGCAGGTGTCCGAGTTCTCGGCCGGTGTGGGCGCCGGACTGCTGACGGTTGCCTCTCTCGTCACTTTCCTTCGCTTCGTCCAGTTCGTTTGTATCGAGAAGGGATTGTTCTCGGCCCATTTCGGATGGAGCGAGCGCGCGAGAAACCTGCTCTGGCGCAACAGCCTGTGGCTCAAGTACGTGCTCATTCCGGTCGGCTTCGTGCTGGGTATGATCAGCGTCTCCAGCGCGCAATATCTGCGCGATGGGCTGGGACGGTTTGCATTCCTTGCCGGCGGCATCGCGGTCGCGATCTTCGTCTGGCGCGTGCTGCATCCGCGGCACGGCATTTTCGCCGAGCGTCTGGTGCCCGGCACCGCCATCTGGATGACGCGCTATCTCTGGCACGCGTTTCTGACGCTGGTGCCACTGGCCGTCGCGGGCCTAGCGCTTTGGGGCTACTACGATGGAGCCTCGCAGATCCAGGCCGGCCTCATCTACACCGTGGCCATCATCTTCGGGGCGTTCCTGGCCTACAGCATCGTCATGCGTCAGGTGCTCGTGACGCGGCGCCGCCTTGAGGTCAGACGTGCCCTCGAACGGCGCGAAAAGGCGCGCGAGCAACTCGCAGCGCAAGAAGCGCTCGAGTATACCGGCGAAGGAAAGACGATTCCGATCGAAGAGCCGGAAGTCGACATCGCGTCGATCAGCGAGCAAACGCGCAACCTCGTGCGGCTTGCTGCTCTGCTTTTGCTCGCCGCCGCGCTCTATTTCTTCTGGCGGGAGGCACTTCCCTCGCTGGCGCTGCTTGACGTGCCGCTTTGGCAGCAAACCGTGACCGTGGACGGCGCGGCGCGCAACGTGCCTGTTACGGTATCGAACGTGATGATTGCGCTCGCGGTCCTAGCCATCACCTTCATCGCCACGCGCAACTTGCCGGGCCTTTTGGAGATCACCGCGTTGCACCGGCTGCGTATCGAAGCGGGTACGCGCTACGCCGTAGGTGCGGTCAGCCGCTATCTGATCGCGATCGTGGGCATTGCGTTCGCGTTTCGCAGCATTGGGTTCGACTGGAGCCAGGTGCAGTGGATCGTCGCCGCGCTTGGCGTGGGCGTCGGTTTCGGCCTGCAAGAGATCGTCGCCAACTTCATTTCCGGCCTGATTATCCTGTTCGAACGGCCCGTGCGCGTGGGCGATACGGTGACTATTGGCAATTTGACCGGAACAGTCTCGCGAATCCATATCCGCGCCACGAGCATGACGGATGGCGAGAACCGCGAGATCATCATTCCTAACAAGGCGCTCATTACCGAGAAGGTCATCAACTGGACCCTGACGGACAGCATCACGCGCGTGACGCTGAAAATCACGGTGCGTTACGGAACTGATACGCTTAGGGCGCAGATGGCGATTCTCGACGCGGTAAAGGCAACACCACAGGTGCTCGACTCGCCGGCGCCGAGCGTGTTCTTCATCGGCTTCGGACCGTCGGCTCTCGAGTTCGAAGTTCGCGCGTTCGTGCTGCAGCTCGCCCACCGCTCGGCTGTGATCAACGACCTGCACGTCGCCATAGAGCGTGCGCTTCGCGAGCAGGAAATTGCCATGACGTGA
- a CDS encoding Isoquinoline 1-oxidoreductase subunit has protein sequence MHRPSHTLVFGFCSLAACIGLIAFAGWSVSSAEPVSKQRLKPVEAFDGIGNPTERALALFAEAGKVIQHPRCVNCHPAGDRPAQGEISHPHQPLVVRGEDGMGAIAMRCTSCHGQANFDFGRVPGHPQWHLAPIEMAWLGKSLGEICEQIKDPARNGGKSMDELVHHMAEDSLVGWGWEPGVGREPAPGTQKEFGELIKAWVEAGAACPKA, from the coding sequence ATGCATCGGCCAAGCCATACGCTCGTCTTTGGTTTTTGTAGTCTTGCGGCATGCATCGGCCTCATAGCCTTCGCCGGTTGGTCCGTTTCTTCGGCGGAGCCTGTTAGCAAGCAGCGGCTGAAACCGGTGGAGGCATTCGACGGCATCGGCAACCCGACCGAGCGCGCGCTCGCTCTTTTCGCCGAAGCCGGCAAGGTCATTCAGCACCCTCGTTGCGTCAATTGCCACCCCGCCGGCGATCGGCCCGCGCAAGGCGAGATCAGCCACCCGCATCAGCCGCTCGTTGTCCGTGGTGAAGACGGGATGGGAGCGATCGCCATGCGATGCACCTCGTGCCACGGACAGGCAAACTTCGACTTCGGCAGAGTGCCGGGTCATCCACAATGGCATCTCGCGCCGATCGAGATGGCGTGGCTCGGCAAGTCGCTGGGCGAGATCTGCGAGCAGATCAAGGATCCGGCGCGCAACGGTGGCAAATCCATGGACGAGCTCGTGCATCACATGGCCGAGGATTCGCTTGTCGGCTGGGGCTGGGAGCCGGGCGTGGGGCGGGAGCCGGCCCCCGGAACCCAGAAAGAGTTTGGCGAGCTGATCAAGGCCTGGGTCGAGGCAGGGGCTGCCTGCCCCAAGGCTTGA
- the cobU gene encoding bifunctional adenosylcobinamide kinase/adenosylcobinamide-phosphate guanylyltransferase, protein MTTSLPRLTLVLGGARSGKSRFAESLVTALAAPWLYVATAEARDAEMTDRIADHVARRGPGWVTRDVPLKLAELIDETGNGGQPILIDCLTLWLSNVMLAGLDVETESTHLAAALAAAGGPIVVVSNEVGLGIVPDNALARAFRDAQGRLNAAVAAAADHVVLMAAGLPLVLK, encoded by the coding sequence ATGACCACCTCACTCCCCCGTCTGACCCTCGTTCTCGGCGGCGCGCGCTCCGGCAAAAGCCGCTTTGCGGAGAGCCTGGTCACGGCGCTGGCGGCGCCCTGGCTCTACGTCGCCACGGCAGAGGCCCGCGACGCGGAGATGACGGATCGCATCGCGGACCATGTCGCACGGCGCGGGCCGGGCTGGGTGACGCGGGATGTGCCGCTGAAGCTGGCAGAGCTCATTGATGAAACGGGCAACGGCGGTCAGCCGATTCTGATCGATTGCCTGACGCTGTGGCTCAGCAACGTCATGCTCGCGGGTCTCGACGTCGAAACAGAAAGCACGCACTTGGCCGCGGCGCTCGCTGCGGCGGGCGGACCGATTGTCGTGGTCTCTAACGAGGTCGGCCTCGGCATCGTGCCGGACAACGCCCTGGCGCGTGCGTTCCGGGACGCTCAAGGACGGCTCAACGCGGCCGTCGCCGCGGCGGCAGACCACGTCGTGCTCATGGCGGCCGGCCTGCCGCTCGTCCTCAAGTAG